One region of Drosophila subobscura isolate 14011-0131.10 chromosome J, UCBerk_Dsub_1.0, whole genome shotgun sequence genomic DNA includes:
- the LOC117893850 gene encoding antigen 5 like allergen Cul n 1 produces MQQGPFVLLSFGLLWLSCCLAIDFCEVKACQGMPHVGCNNSMKFDQKCLRDRRLVNMEMYRTYFLAMHNTYRQRVASGEIGGLPKAQHMPELVWDIYLALVAEYHLKRCLRELNDVCVATDDFPEPAVNYGDDLQPRALHLISNMRQVTFLTESWLHEVYQLQSIHTETAPRAIRHIINDRATHMGCAAGQNYDNWNVRFVLICYYDVDALRKQNLYTSGDFRESQCTAGRSQRYANLCRRLPKNV; encoded by the exons ATGCAGCAAGGGCCGTTTGTTTTACTGAGTTTCGGGCTCCTCTGGCTAAGCTGTTGTCTGGCCATCGACTTTTGTGAGGTTAAGGCCTGTCAGGGCATGCCTCATGTgggctgcaacaacagcatg aAATTTGATCAGAAGTGCCTGCGAGATCGCCGTTTGGTCAACATGGAAATGTACCGTACGTATTTTCTGGCTATGCACAACACCTACCGCCAGAGAGTGGCAAGCGGGGAGATCGGCGGCCTGCCCAAGGCCCAGCACATGCCCGAGCTGGTGTGGGACATCTACTTGGCCCTCGTGGCGGAATATCATCTGAAGCGCTGTCTGAGGGAACTGAACGACGTGTGCGTGGCCACAGATGACTTTCCAGAACCCGCAGTCAATTACGGCGATGACCTGCAGCCGCGTGCCCTGCATCTAATCTCGAATATGCGCCAGGTGACCTTCCTCACGGAAAGCTGGCTGCACGAGGTCTATCAACTGCAGAGCATCCACACGGAAACGGCGCCCCGTGCCATACGCCACATCATAAACGATCGCGCCACCCACATGGGCTGTGCCGCTGGCCAAAACTACGACAATTGGAATGTTCGCTTCGTGCTAATTTGTTACTACGATGTGGATGCCCTGCGCAAGCAGAACCTCTACACCAGCGGCGACTTCCGCGAGAGTCAGTGCACAGCTGGCAGGAGCCAGCGCTACGCCAACCTCTGCCGTAGGTTGCCCAAAAATGTCTAA